The following coding sequences lie in one Asterias amurensis chromosome 18, ASM3211899v1 genomic window:
- the LOC139950729 gene encoding uncharacterized protein, producing the protein MSSSDSKSKDDDLHHKKRRKEDDKDSWHVKSLDEILEEKRLRKEREERKQDKADKKKETVKLKHLEEGEIHGQQEMSSNPSPQRTRHNSSGDDRMDEDDMLQIQPPQLGKRKAKDSHGKEDRKKHSKTRDKDDKRHKRHKRSHSKDSKEKRGHERGRQVKDHRRDEIRSSGVRDRNPIRHSESRYQDNARHSESRHVEVIGDSGRYVDSSRHNDGSRHGDGNRYSDPVRMSDQERHGDSDRYRFEREQSRRDRERLERLERERVRDLTKRGERGRGDLDRGQRERERDRGRKQDGDYWKHKGESKYESRDYERQDRRDEEEIDLTTRDRTPLREQDAQHSWQLEKSDTDEEHYERNQKEDKYHDESVTTATKMATDNGSSSSSEEEDSSSSGSDAESGSGKESGEESRPGSGVNSSKEDSGSEEESSSEEGEENSDEEDEDEEGEKNDGKEEGETGQTSEEEEEDSSESEESDSESESGTESENGSKKSSSESERSNHDNDAKIDTRNVKTEDGHHKRSPQHQHVQKSKFDVTSSPSGDEEHTAEPDYLPDSPPQSPIELKEKLPPYFPAVSGCRSVEEFVCLNKIEEGAYGVVYRAKEKRTDQIVALKRLKMEKEKEGFPITSLREVNTLLKSQHPNIVTVREIVVGSNMDKIYIVMDYVEHDLKSLMETMKQPFTIGETKCLMLQLLRGVHHLHDNWILHRDLKTSNLLLSHRGVLKIGDFGLAREYGSPLKHYTPIVVTLWYRAPELLLGIKEYSCPIDMWSVGCIFAEFIKMKPLFPGRSEVDQLNRIFKELGTPSEKIWTGYNELPAVKKMTFAEHPYNNLRERIGTIVTDPGFDLMNRFLTYNPERRISADDALHHSYFREKPLPIDESMFPTWPAKSEMARTTKRSPKAPEGGLQYAKLEQDGTTEEGFRLTLASQGTSAKTMGFNLRF; encoded by the exons ATGTCAAGCTCAGACAGTAAGAGCAAAGACGACGACCTTCATCACAAGAAGAGACGAAAAGAGGATGATAAAGATTCCTGGCACGTGAAATCATTGGATGAAATCTTAGAAGAAAAACGCCTCAGGAAAGAAcgagaagaaagaaaacag GACAAGGCTGACAAAAAGAAGGAAACTGTGAAATTGAAGCATTTGGAGGAAGGAGAGATTCACGGACAGCAAGAGATGAGTTCCAATCCATCACCTCAGAGAACTCGCCACAACTCATCCGGAGATGACAG AATGGACGAGGATGACATGCTCCAGATTCAACCTCCTCAGCTCGGAAAACGGAAAGCCAAGGACTCACACGGCAAAGAGGATCGTAAGAAACACTCCAAGACAAGAGATAAAGATGATAAGAGACACAAGAGAC ATAAACGTTCACACTCCAAAGATTCAAAAGAGAAAAGAGGTCATGAGCGAGGTCGCCAGGTCAAAGATCACAGACGTGATGAAATAAGGTCATCAGGGGTCAGAGATCGCAATCCCATACGGCACTCTGAATCACGGTATCAAGACAATGCGAGGCATTCTGAATCGCGTCATGTTGAAGTCATCGGGGATTCTGGGAGATACGTAGACTCATCACGACACAATGACGGCAGTCGCCATGGTGATGGTAATCGATACAGTGATCCGGTGCGAATGTCAGATCAAGAGAGGCACGGCGATTCTGATCGATACCGGTTTGAACGGGAACAATCCAGACGAGACAG GGAAAGATTGGAACGTCTCGAGCGTGAAAGAGTTCGTGATTTGACAAAACGAGGAGAGAGGGGTCGAGGAGACTTGGACAGGGGCCAGCGAGAAAGGGAGCGAGACCGCGGAAGGAAGCAAGATGGTGACTATTGGAAACATAAAGGAG AATCTAAATATGAAAGTCGTGATTATGAGAGACAAGACAGACGAGATGAAGAAGAGATAGATCTGACAACTAGAGATCGAACTCCACTTAGAGAGCAAGATG CCCAACATTCATGGCAGTTGGAGAAATCCGACACTGACGAAGAGCATTATGAGAGGAACCAGAAAGAAGACAAATACCATGATGAGTCGGTTACCACGGCAACCAAGATGGCGACCGACAACGGGAGTAGCAGTAGCAGCGAGGAGGAGGACTCATCGTCGAGCGGGAGCGACGCGGAGTCAGGATCCGGGAAGGAGTCTGGGGAAGAGAGCCGACCTGGATCGGGCGTCAACTCCTCTAAGGAAGACTCGGGATCTGAGGAGGAGTCAAGCTCTGAAGAAGGAGAGGAGAACAGcgatgaagaagatgaagatgagGAAGGAGAGAAGAACGATGGAAAAGAGGAAGGAGAGACGGGACAGACGagcgaagaagaagaagaggactCATCGGAATCGGAAGAATCTGATTCGGAATCAGAATCTGGAACTGAGTCCG AGAATGGCAGTAAGAAAAGCAGTAGTGAGAGTGAGCGGAGTAACCATGACAACGATGCAAAGATAGACACAAGAAACGTGAAGACAGAAGACGGGCATCATAAGAGATCCCCACAGCACCAAC ATGTACAGAAGTCCAAGTTTgatgtgacgtcatcaccaaGCGGTGATGAAGAGCACACAGCTGAACCGGACTATCTCCCTGACTCCCCGCCACAATCTCCCATTGAGCTCAAAGAGAAGTTACCACCCTACTTCCCGGCTGTCTCTGGTTGCCGCAGTGTTgaagagtttgtttgtttgaataagATTGAGGAAGGAGCGTACGGTGTTGTTTATCGTGCAAAGGAAAAGAGAACAG ATCAAATCGTCGCTTTGAAGAGATTGAAGATGGAGAAGGAAAAAGAAGGCTTTCCGATCACATCGCTGAGAGAAGTCAACACTTTATTAAAATCACAACATCCAAACATCGTAACAGTCAGG GAGATTGTGGTGGGAAGTAATATGGATAAAATCTACATCGTCATGGATTACGTTGAACATGATCTAAAGAGCCTTATGGAGACAATGAAACAACCTTTCACTATCG GAGAGACAAAGTGTCTGATGCTGCAGCTTCTACGTGGTGTGCATCATCTCCATGACAACTGGATCCTTCATCGTGATCTTAAGACATCCAACCTACTCCTCAGCCATCGAGGAGTTCTTAAGATTGGTGATTTTGGTCTAGCTAGGGAGTATGGGTCACCGTTGAAGCATTATACGCCTATTGTTGTGACATTGTGGTATAGAGCTCCAGAGTTACTCCTTGGGATAAAG GAATACTCATGTCCAATAGACATGTGGTCAGTCGGTTGCATCTTCGCTGAGTTTATCAAAATGAAACCATTATTCCCTGGACGCTCTGAAGTAGATCAACTCAACAGAATCTTTAAG GAGTTgggaacaccaagtgagaagatatGGACTGGTTATAACGAGCTACCAGCCGTCAAGAAGATGACGTTCGCCGAACATCCGTACAACAATCTACGAGAACGCATCGGAACGATCGTCACTGACCCCGGCTTTGATCTCATGAACAG GTTTTTAACCTACAATCCTGAGCGTCGTATCTCGGCAGACGACGCCTTACATCATTCCTACTTTAGAGAGAAACCTCTTCCAATAGACGAGTCGATGTTTCCAACATGGCCGGCCAAGAGTGAAATGGCTCGTACAACGAAACGTAGCCCTAAGGCTCCAGAGGGCGGGCTTCAATACGCTAAACTG
- the LOC139950735 gene encoding tumor protein p63-regulated gene 1-like protein: protein MTDNNPANTNTSIEDNLDDGSTPEVAYRGGTLSLNSIETGNLLADDNRSATNVPTAVSNGTNNGNFVRGRPQSAPLTPGVQSGFYASKVGRLEEAVLECKKATIVEQLDGQVLGVWLLTEIDHWDHEKERLAILTDNSFLLIKYDFVSGTVREYKRINHVAVNTMQIGVFSYPEKSLVSPRDGTGVRVIWSHGRQPSFAERWNPFCGTIPWVTLTSHPLEHNSTREAENYQIDTFKGAYIQAINSWRQKQNQALSNAASSTLTIVETPIECDVFLGLSSSVHNQSRLGFYRERGGVSF, encoded by the exons ATGACAGACAACAATCCAGCAAATACAAATACTAGCATTGAAGATAATCTCGACGATGGTTCAACGCCTGAAGTTGCATACAGAGGTGGTACTTTGTCCTTAAATAGTATCGAAACTGGCAACTTATTGGCAGATGACAACCGTTCAGCAACCAATGTTCCAACTGCAGTTTCCAATGGCACAAACAACGGGAATTTCGTGAGGGGCCGACCGCAGAGCGCGCCGCTAACACCCGGGGTGCAAAGTGGGTTTTACGCTTCCAAG GTTGGGCGTCTTGAAGAGGCTGTTCTTGAATGCAAAAAGGCTACAATTGTTGAGCAATTGGATGGACAGGTCCTGGGAGTGTGGCTGTTAACAGA AATTGACCACTGGGATCATGAGAAGGAGCGACTGGCCATCTTGACCGATAACAGCTTCCTGCTCATCAAGTATGACTTTGTATCTGGAACTGTGAGAGAATACAAACGTATCAATCATGTCGCTGTCAATACTATGCAGATTGGTGTCTTCTCCTACCCAGAGAAGTCTCTAGTCAG CCCGCGAGATGGAACTGGTGTGCGCGTTATCTGGAGCCATGGTCGACAACCATCATTCGCAGAACGTTGGAACCCATTTTGTGGCACCATACCATGGGTTACATTGACAAGCCACCCACTGGAGCATAACAGCACGAGGGAAGCTGAGAATTATCAG ATTGACACCTTCAAGGGAGCATACATTCAAGCCATCAATTCCTGGCGTCAGAAACAGAACCAGGCATTGAGTAATGCAGCGTCTAGTACCCTGACTATCGTCGAGACTCCTATTGAATGTGACGTATTTCTGGGTTTATCCTCTTCAGTACATAACCAGAGTCGGCTTGGGTTTTACAGAGAGAGGGGCGGAGTTAGCTTCTAG